The nucleotide sequence AATCATATTATACACATTAAATATTCaatagaaattatatattaaaaacatacaattttGACATACAATATGATTAGTCTCCTGTTGTGGTTTGACCATTGGAGCTCATATAATGTTACATCATGGAAATTGTTCATGCTGATATTGGGCACAATGTGACActggttttgtatttttatgctgtTTTCAGCAATTGCAATTCATATGAAAAGTTCAGTTTACTGTGTTGTCGGCTTATCTGTGTTTACTAAAActgcttatttaaatatttcagggAGAATGTTCTTTCAAATCTGTCTGACAAGACATTTGACAAACCCATCTGTGAGGTGCTCTTAAATCAGAAGTATTTCAATGGGATCGGGAACTATCTTCGAGCAGAGATTTTGTTCAGGTAATTCACTTTCTAATGTCTTCTAGATTTGAATTTCCTTCTAATGTTTCTAGATTTGAATTTCCAGAGATGCGCTGGTCAGCTGGCCATCAGTtggaactgaccattgttttccCACCTAACATTGCATTCAACAGCTGATCTATGTCACTTCCCAAAATTGTCTGAAAAGCGCAACAAATTTCaacttttatcttaaaaatatataatgatttaaaataaagcaaaataaataaataaaagtaacgaCAGAAAAAAAACCTAAGGAAATAAATGACTTGATAGAAACAAATATGTTTCAtttgttctaaaatgtaattatttacttattcttccatatttttattatttattttaagtttctgCAGCTTTGGTCCTCCATACTCTAACACTTTTATGTTTTAATCGTTACATAAAtttattgcatacattttttttaaaggattttatattACTTGATTTTATGTAATACTACAAAGCAAAAGGTCTAATCATTCTGTTTCTTGCTCAAATTTAAAACAACTTCTGATGCTATATTGCATTTCTTGTTCATACACGCTTTTATTCTTTCTTGTCTGTTGcttgaagaaataaaaatgtgaagtcGCTATTGCGGTAAGCCCAATTTGCTGGTGAAACGTGAATAGAAATCGAAATATATCATGTAAAAAATCATGAAAAGTGCATTTCTAAAATGATTTACTTAATTGTGCATGAAACCTTTGAACTTCTCCTCTCTTTGATGGCCTACAATCACGTCAATCTAAATCTAATTATGAGGAAAATAACCCCCATTCTTTTCAGATTACAAATCCCTCCGTTTGTGAAGGCCCGGACAGTTCTAGAGGGACTTGAACTGAACGAGGAGGATAAAAACAAGGTCAAAAAGGAGATTACAGTTGTAGAGGTGAAGGAATCTGACCTTCTTGTCTGTGTCAGTGTATCAATATGCACTTTGTTCGGCATAAATCATTGCTTTGTACTGTTTCATTCAGTCAACAGAGAAAACCGGGAAGAAAGTGGTGAAGTCTGAGACCCCggaccttctttctttgtgtcacACTGTTCCCTCGGAAGTGGTGCAATTGGGTGGGTTTATACTGAAACCAATTATGATTTATTAACTGATTTTGCACAGTTGTACATGCTCCATGTGAGATAAATTTGTGCATGATGGTACTTGTACAAAATCCCAGTGTCAGTgacatttcatttttagttataGATCAGCATCCATGCATCTGcctttttacttcattttttttatacccTAAGGTGAAAATGGTTATGCTCCAGCAAAGGGGAAGTATTCTGTGCTTCAAGCCTGGATGCGATGTTACTGTGTGGAAGGAATGAACTCATTAGGTGACCACAATGGACGGACAGTTTGGTTCAAAGTATGTGTTTGTAATTCTCTGTAAATCTTAATTCTAATCCTGGAGACGCATTTAGAGTTCAATCTGATTTTGATTCATTAATTGCTTTGTTTTGAGGGGGATCCCGGTCCTATGGTGCCCAAAGGTAAAATCCCTTTACAATAAAAACAGATGATGGATCCTAAGAATGTTAAAGTCGCATGCAACTAAAAATATTTCTCCATTAGGTGCCAAATCTCGCAAAATTATCTGGAAAAGGCAGATAGATGACCACGATTACACTGATTCAAAAGTGAGATGTCATTACTTTGCATTTATAACACGTGAGTTCATGAACCGATACGAGAACTTCATCAAACAACATCTGATTCACTCTAGAAAGCCAAAAAGACACGCACCGACAGCAAAGCAAAAGCAAAACCTGTTAGGAAAAAGGAAACCGTAAAGgtaaagaaagaaaatgcaacgtccaaaacacaaaatgcttcaaaaagtaagaaaacaaacacagaaaagtTCAATGCAGCACCTGCAGATGAGAACAAGCCGAAAACAAGAGGAAAGAGAAGCTCAAAAGGTGAGAATCTCACATTCACTTTTTATTTGGCTACTTTCAAGTATTATTTGTATTCAGATCCTGATTACACTGCGATGTTGTCATTTCTTAAGTTCCTCCAAAGACTGGAACTAATACAATCAAAAGCCAACATGTGGAAGAAGAGATAAAAACTAAAAGGAATTCTGTAGCCTGCAGGAAAACCACAACAAAAGGTATGCCTTCAGTCTTGATACAGAGGACGACTGTGCTCGGTGAGGCGTTGTATCTTGTGATGTTAAtccttctgtgggttttattctAGCAAAGCCACAGCGGAAAATAACTGGCACACGAGGACGCCGTTCCAGATGATGTCACTCAGACCAAATCATCAGAATGCTTTGGACCAAGAGCTGAAGTCAGCAACCTACTGTAATGGACCACCCAGACTTTTTATATTCAGTAATAATTTCAAATACACCGTATGTAATCAAATCTAAAATCTTGGTGTTAAATGCCTGCTTGGGGCCTTATCGTTTTTCACTTCTAGTGTTTAATCAACCACATTAACTACCCTTTTCTTAAGATTTCACAAAGAGGTGACAGGAAAAAAGAAccaagtaatacattttaaatcttagactttgaaaaaaaaatgttaaattttttttttttgtgaaaatgtgtatGAATATCAAAACAAAGTTTTCCAAAGTAACATCAGCTACTTGTGAAAAACAAGTGAATCAAGTACCATCATGATCAATATGCCATTAAATGGATCACTGTATAATTAAGAGGAGAGATCTGATCTGAAAGGGTTTGAACGTTAGGGATATTCCAGAGGACACTGGAATACTGGAATCAGGGCGCTCCAGGAGATCACAACTGTAAAGACAGTTACCTATGAGAATAATGTTCTTAACAGTACAACAATGTCAGTATTAATTGTTTACTCACTGCCATGCTTCTTGTATGGGAAGGGAAGTTGACAAAGTTGTAGTCACGCTGCTTCCGTGAGACTCATAGAGGCGAATAAGTAGGGCATTCTCTCTGCTTTCCGCCTGTGAGAAAAAGGAAACAGAGTTTGTGCTAAAAAAGTGGGCAAAATCGGTTAGGAGAGGTCACAGACAGGGCATTTCATGAATGGGCACCTGTTTAATTGTCTCCAGGATGACAGCAGGACAGTTTACAGAGAATGCACTCCGGGGTTCAGCAATGACGCCATCAAAGACGTGGAGAGGGAAGTTCAGGTTGTAGGCGTACTGGATAACCGAAGCATCCTGGAAGAGGCCTTTTCACATGCATTGGTTTTATTTATGGTTGtctgaaaattatttataatggtttttaGATTCAAGAAGATGTTCCAACCTGTGTGTGGCATCAAGGCATAGGTAAAATTATGACTACCCATATCTGCATTGGCATCTGGTGCTTTTGGAGCACGCAATCTGTGGGAAAAATTGTGATGTTAACCAAAACATAATATTTGAATGCCCTCTCTGTACTTGTTTTTGAAAGATACTGCTATGTTTGTTCATTCTGGGTGGGTAGCTTACAGGGACAAGGTCATGATGCTTTCATGGATCGAGTAGCCATATTTGGAGTCATTAAGAAGAGCCACGCCAAAGCCATGCTCAGACAGATCAGCCCATTTGTGTCCCCAAACCTATTAAATGAAGCATACGTTCATACATTATGTAAAGTTCTCCAAAAGATCATAAAACCACAGATGTTATGAGGAGGAGACATGGCTCAGAAACCCACGGGAGAAACTGCAGTGTCCATCACATGGGCATTGGGAAGCATGGTCTATTGAATTAAAAGAGACAATTGTCCTATTGGCAAGGAAACTGTCTGGTGTTTTTGGCCTAGAATGTGCATGGGCATTCATTGGATTAATGTATTTAAAGGGCTCTCATAAGGAACTCTTTGGGTGCCACCATGTTCCATTCCCAGCCCACAGTATGCCCACACTTGTCCCACTGAGCCCATACTTAGTTCACAGTGTAAACATACTAGGAGCTTTCGCACCATTTAGTTCTAGTAACTAGAGAACCAATTTCCTCCTCAGGCCATTTACCAGGTTGCTTTTGCAGCGGCATCAGGAACTCTGAAGCAGCCAACAGCGACGTCATTATTCGCAGCATTTACAAACATCAACAACCAGTGAATGTAGGTGGGTTGTGTCATGGGTTTCGTGATGATGGAGATGGAATGTAAATGCACAATTTACGTGACTGAAAGAGCATGAAAATCTAAAAGCCTGCAGTGTTAGATATCATCGAGTCTGAGAAAAGAACACAACTCTGCAGACAATAGTTCACAAAAATCTATTATCACTTTTTTCAATGTtcttgtataaaatatttttacatggcTTTTTAAAAATTGCAGGTAGCTAGTATTATGTAAGGTTTTCGGCCAATCAGCGTAAACTTACATTACCAGTAGTTCTATATGAGAAAGCCCATACTGTGAGCATATTATGGGCCCACAATTTGCCCCATTAGGAGCCCACTCTGGTTTGTGTGGGCCAGCCCCTACTTTGGGCTGTACCACTCAGACCCCACCCATGCCACACAGTGTCGGGGCCCACACATGCCCTGTATTTCATGCTGGTATTGGGGCCCACAGCAGGGTACCCGCATGTGACTCAATTCTTTGCATGCAGTGGTCCCACATGGGCCCCAAAGGGGCACGTTTTCTGGGTTGTTGTGCCCTTTGCCACACCTACAATGGTAAGGTCACAGTACACTATAACTCGACTGCTACTAGGAAGTGGACTCTTGACAAGAACTGCATGGTTTGAGGGTgaaatttgtataaaaatgtttaaacaaagtaaaaactaCCTCGAAGCGAGCCCAGTCCCAGGATGTGTTTCTATGAGTGGGCCTCTGCAGGTGTCCAAACTGGATCTCATAACTAGCATTTGGGCTGCGCACCTGCACAGGGAACTCCACCTTCAGAAACTTATGTGACTCTTCCCAGTTCACCTGGAGACAAGATATCCATTATGCTTCACCAAGTTTCTTCGGTTGATTAAATATCAAGCATAAGATAGCAATCTTTGCAACCTGCGTGTTGAATTTGATATAAGGGCAGCAAGCATCCAGAAGAATCTCCTGTTTAATAGTGCTTTTTCCGCTAATTCTTAGCAAGAAGGAGATGCTGCCCTGAAGTCCCCCTGATCTCACCACTTTGGCAGGTTCAATGACATCGATTACAGGCTTCCTAGGAATGTAGAGTTATTGCTATCAGGATTATGACTTTAAATTTGGTTCATACAGAGTTCAAAGCTGGGTTCACACTGGATCAGAATCTGATCCCACCCACTGCAGTGAGAAGAAACGGTCTCACCTTGTCTGAAGGTGGTAGTCCATCACATCCCAGGCGTCCCAATACAGAGGCACATCATCAAACAATGCAAACTGGTTCCCAAAGTAACCCTCAGAAATCGTTTCCCTGGAGGCATAACATCGTTTCTTGCAGTAAGTACTGTAAACAACCTTATAAGATTTTTAACTTTTCGTGAAGGCCCTACATTATGACTCACCTATTAGCTTGAAGCAAAAGCAGAGACATCAAACGACCTGTTTGGTCTATTGTGGCCTTCAAAAGACCATTCTCCATAATAATAGTGCCATCGACCTGTGTCACACAGAGAACCCACAGAATGACAAAAATGTGTGGGTtgaagaaaaacatgaaatgatGGAATATTTCCAAGGGAATCAAGTACCTTGATTGTGACAGAAACCGAGTCCTTAGGCTTTACTGTCTCTGTGACTTGAGCTATGCCCACGCTAGGTACTTTCACCAAGGCTGCAGGAAAGGTAGGGACCATTATAGGGAATAATGTTTCAAAGGGTCTTGATGAGTAGGAGATATCTTTGAGGTTGACGGAAAATAAGGTCAATTGAACAATAATAGGTTTTGTCTGTGGAAAGTACCTAATCTTGTTTGGGTGTCCTCCGTTGGCAGTGATATAACTTCAGTTCTTTCCCAAGGTAAAGTATTCAACACAGCTCTGCTGGATCCTGCAACTTTCCCTGGAGTTGATCCCAGTGATTCACAAGCATCAAGAAGAAGTCTTGACCCTGTGGTGCGTATCTCTGAAAACATGAAGTTCGTTAGGTCTTCTGATGATGCAGTCCATTGGGCATATCAGAGGCACAGGAAGTGAAGGCGATCTTGTGAATAATACAAGTCCTGTTTGATTTTTCATACTTTGTGGTCTTTCAGCAAATCagtatttgtcatcatttactcatcctcatgtcgtgcCAAACCAAACATAAAAGAATGGGATGACAGGCAGAATGTTTACACATCTGTTTCCCATATGCATTATATTCAAAGTCTTTTCAAGCCATACAACTTTACTTACTAGTTGTTGCAACTGGGGAAGCCAAACCATTTTTCCTGCATAATAAATTATATCAGAGCATATAGACAAAATTCAATAATTATTGGTCCACTGGTTAGTTGGGTGATTTGTTGAggcaaattaaagggatagttcacccaaaaatgaaaatcctttaattaattactcactgtcatgttgttccaaatgtgtaagatctttgttcatcttcagaacac is from Carassius auratus strain Wakin chromosome 25, ASM336829v1, whole genome shotgun sequence and encodes:
- the neil1 gene encoding endonuclease 8-like 1, which translates into the protein MPEGPELHLASLYVNKMCEGLVFSGAVEKSEVSKNPEVPFCCDAYCIKAHSRGKEVKLTLTPIKNDDDGKRKVTKHQSLQPMDVVFRFGMSGFFRFTSVDDLPKHAHLRFYTNENPPRVLSFEDTRRFGSWHPNGKWQKDRGPCVMFEYESFRENVLSNLSDKTFDKPICEVLLNQKYFNGIGNYLRAEILFRLQIPPFVKARTVLEGLELNEEDKNKVKKEITVVESTEKTGKKVVKSETPDLLSLCHTVPSEVVQLGENGYAPAKGKYSVLQAWMRCYCVEGMNSLGDHNGRTVWFKGDPGPMVPKGAKSRKIIWKRQIDDHDYTDSKKAKKTRTDSKAKAKPVRKKETVKVKKENATSKTQNASKSKKTNTEKFNAAPADENKPKTRGKRSSKVPPKTGTNTIKSQHVEEEIKTKRNSVACRKTTTKGMPSVLIQRTTVLGEALYLVMLILLWVLF